One region of Oceanispirochaeta sp. genomic DNA includes:
- a CDS encoding pyridoxal phosphate-dependent aminotransferase, which translates to MLIKKSHKLDNVCYDIRGPVLKEAMRLEEEGYRILKLNTGNPGVFGFDAPDEIRHDIILNLLEAQGYSDSKGVFSARKAVMHECQRLGIQGVDTDDIYLGNGVSELISMAMHGLLNNGDEILIPMPDYPLWTAASVLAGGKAVHYTCDEQALWYPDLDDIKSKINENTRGIVVINPNNPTGSVYPREILEAIIEIAREHDLIIFSDEIYDKILYDDSVHIPMASLADDILIVTFNGLSKSYRAAGFRAGWMILSGNRKIASDYIEGLDILSNMRLCSNVPAQLGIQTALGGYQSIKDLVAPGGRLRNQRDFFYEKLISIPGISCVKPQGALYMFPKIDAGKFNVHNDEKLIYDILTETRTLLVQGTGFNWKEPDHFRMVFLPDLEVLSLVANRLESFFETYIQE; encoded by the coding sequence ATGTTGATCAAGAAGTCTCATAAATTGGACAATGTGTGTTATGACATACGCGGTCCTGTGCTGAAAGAAGCTATGAGATTGGAAGAGGAAGGGTATAGAATTCTCAAACTGAATACAGGGAATCCCGGGGTCTTCGGATTCGATGCTCCTGATGAAATCCGGCACGATATCATTCTGAATCTACTGGAGGCTCAGGGATATTCCGATTCAAAGGGTGTCTTCTCTGCCCGAAAGGCTGTGATGCACGAATGTCAGCGGCTGGGGATTCAGGGTGTGGACACCGACGATATCTATCTGGGAAATGGTGTCAGCGAACTCATCTCCATGGCCATGCACGGTCTTCTCAATAACGGTGATGAGATCCTTATTCCCATGCCCGATTATCCTCTCTGGACTGCGGCATCCGTATTGGCCGGTGGAAAAGCAGTCCACTATACCTGTGATGAACAGGCGCTCTGGTATCCCGATCTGGATGATATTAAGAGTAAGATTAATGAGAATACCCGGGGGATTGTTGTTATCAACCCCAATAACCCGACAGGAAGCGTCTATCCCAGAGAAATCCTGGAAGCCATCATTGAAATTGCCCGTGAACATGACCTTATTATTTTTTCGGATGAAATATATGACAAAATCCTCTATGACGATTCAGTTCATATTCCCATGGCCTCTTTGGCTGACGATATTTTAATTGTTACTTTCAACGGTTTGAGTAAATCTTACAGAGCCGCAGGATTCCGGGCAGGATGGATGATTCTCAGCGGAAACAGGAAAATCGCCTCAGATTATATTGAGGGGCTGGATATTCTGTCGAATATGAGGTTGTGCAGCAATGTTCCGGCTCAGTTGGGTATACAAACAGCCCTGGGTGGATATCAGAGCATCAAGGATCTTGTGGCTCCGGGCGGCCGGCTGCGAAACCAACGGGATTTTTTTTATGAAAAGCTCATATCCATACCCGGAATCAGCTGTGTCAAACCCCAGGGAGCCCTCTATATGTTCCCAAAGATCGATGCAGGGAAATTCAATGTTCATAATGATGAAAAGCTGATATATGACATCCTTACAGAAACCAGAACTCTCCTTGTGCAGGGTACAGGATTTAACTGGAAAGAACCGGATCATTTTAGAATGGTTTTTCTTCCGGATCTGGAAGTTCTGTCTCTGGTGGCAAACAGGCTGGAAAGCTTCTTTGAAACCTACATTCAAGAGTAA
- a CDS encoding HD-GYP domain-containing protein: protein MNNIETRSLKQGMYFESPVFLDEGYVLLTPETPVSEMLLKSLIAWGFTTLLTEGSPIGRETPTQGGPTSNVQTATLDQNVKEKEGLSRARKFFMEMYRFTDKIFSRFKDDNILNLNAMTEEIKKAITMIRENDKYVLRFQEIVPHEGSEYMINHSVKSTILALTIGERLKMPNHKLIELGIASLLHEVGMLQIPSRIYDKEGALSEGEKKLINAHTLLGFRSLRDFSLPRDILLGVLEHHERTDGSGYPQGLSTARISQFGKIIAVACSYDAQISNRPFRSGRDAHTSLTGMLREMRSHYDEDVMKALLGILSIYPLGSYITLKNGYTGIVTETNNADFRYPTVKILLDKNKNILQDQPSVQTSEAGEMKIVSVLNNSEIENIKALLQTKT from the coding sequence ATGAACAACATTGAAACCAGAAGCCTGAAACAGGGAATGTACTTTGAATCTCCAGTATTCCTCGATGAAGGTTATGTATTGCTTACTCCGGAAACGCCTGTCTCTGAAATGCTGTTGAAAAGCCTGATTGCATGGGGTTTCACGACTCTGTTAACCGAAGGTTCTCCCATCGGTAGGGAAACTCCCACTCAAGGCGGTCCGACCTCCAATGTGCAAACTGCCACTCTGGATCAGAATGTAAAAGAAAAGGAAGGTCTGAGCAGGGCCCGAAAATTTTTTATGGAAATGTACCGTTTCACTGATAAGATATTCTCCAGATTCAAGGATGACAATATCCTGAATCTGAATGCCATGACAGAAGAAATAAAAAAAGCCATCACCATGATCAGGGAAAATGACAAGTATGTCCTGCGTTTTCAGGAAATAGTACCACATGAAGGCAGTGAGTACATGATCAACCATTCTGTTAAATCAACGATCCTGGCACTGACTATCGGTGAAAGGCTGAAAATGCCAAATCATAAACTCATAGAACTGGGAATTGCTTCCCTCCTTCATGAAGTAGGAATGCTCCAAATTCCGAGCAGAATCTACGATAAGGAAGGAGCCCTGTCCGAAGGCGAGAAAAAATTGATCAATGCCCATACCCTTCTCGGGTTCAGGTCTCTAAGAGATTTCTCTCTTCCCAGAGACATCCTGTTAGGAGTTCTGGAGCACCATGAAAGGACTGATGGTTCCGGTTACCCTCAGGGTCTTTCTACGGCTCGGATTTCACAGTTTGGTAAAATCATAGCCGTTGCCTGTTCTTATGACGCTCAAATTTCAAATAGACCATTCAGATCCGGACGGGACGCCCATACAAGTTTGACCGGTATGCTGAGAGAGATGCGTTCCCATTATGATGAAGACGTGATGAAGGCTCTGCTGGGTATTCTTTCCATCTATCCTCTAGGCAGTTATATAACACTGAAAAACGGATATACCGGAATCGTAACCGAGACAAACAATGCAGATTTTCGTTATCCCACAGTCAAAATACTATTGGACAAAAATAAAAACATCCTTCAGGATCAACCTTCGGTACA